A window of Bacteroidales bacterium contains these coding sequences:
- a CDS encoding ferredoxin yields the protein MAIKKVWIEEGCIADGICEDICPDVFGTDDEGEAYVKDGADFNANEDCIKEAAEECPAEVIKYEEE from the coding sequence ATGGCTATAAAAAAAGTTTGGATCGAAGAAGGATGTATTGCTGACGGAATATGTGAAGACATTTGCCCGGATGTTTTCGGGACAGATGATGAAGGTGAAGCTTATGTAAAAGATGGCGCAGACTTCAATGCCAATGAAGACTGCATCAAGGAAGCCGCGGAGGAATGTCCTGCGGAAGTGATCAAGTACGAGGAAGAATAG